The Musa acuminata AAA Group cultivar baxijiao chromosome BXJ1-3, Cavendish_Baxijiao_AAA, whole genome shotgun sequence genome window below encodes:
- the LOC135616999 gene encoding S-adenosylmethionine decarboxylase proenzyme-like — translation MALSLVDSPNSLLASPIGFEGYEKRLEITFSEPSIFLDPHGWGLRALSRPQIDSILDLARCTIVSQLSNNVFDSYVLSESSLFIYPYKLILKTCGTTKLLLSIPRILELAAELSLSILSARYSRGTFIFPGAQQSPHRSFSEEVVVLNQFFGSLKSSGNAYVLGGSTNANRKWHIYYATEKPELPMVTLEMCMTGLNTDQALIFYKNSAECHSSSAKKMTEISGISNIIPEMEICDFEFEPCGYSMNGIHGPALSTIHVTPEKGFSYASYEAMGFNSLTLVYQDLVERVLRCFGPSEFSVAVTILGDRGLAGTWAEKIHLDGYTCKDRVDQELPGGGLSIYQMFAASAVTAVSPRSTLPYWEGKYVDRTAKDHAKG, via the coding sequence ATGGCACTCTCACTGGTCGATTCTCCAAATTCTCTCCTAGCCTCACCGATCGGTTTTGAAGGATATGAGAAGCGCCTGGAGATCACTTTCTCAGAGCCATCTATTTTTTTGGACCCCCATGGATGGGGGCTGCGTGCCCTTTCACGGCCACAGATTGACTCCATTCTGGATCTGGcacgatgtaccattgtttctcaGCTCTCGAACAATGTCTTCGATTCATATGTTCTCTCTGAGTCAAGCCTGTTTATTTACCCCTATAAGTTAATCCTCAAAACTTGCGGGACTACAAAGCTCCTTCTGTCCATCCCTAGAATTCTTGAACTTGCCGCAGAGCTTTCGCTATCTATTCTGTCTGCAAGGTACTCCCGTGGGACCTTTATTTTTCCTGGTGCACAGCAGTCTCCCCACCGGAGCTTCTCCGAGGAAGTCGTTGTGCTCAATCAGTTCTTCGGTAGCCTCAAGTCAAGTGGTAATGCGTATGTGCTTGGTGGTTCAACAAATGCAAATCGCAAATGGCATATATACTATGCTACTGAGAAACCTGAGCTGCCGATGGTGACACTCGAGATGTGCATGACCGGATTGAACACTGATCAGGCGTTAATATTCTATAAGAATTCAGCGGAATGCCATAGTTCTTCCGCCAAGAAGATGACTGAGATATCTGGGATCTCTAATATTATTCCTGAGATGGAGATATGCGACTTTGAGTTCGAGCCCTGTGGCTATTCCATGAATGGGATTCATGGCCCGGCTCTCTCTACTATCCATGTGACACCTGAGAAGGGTTTCAGCTATGCCAGTTATGAAGCAATGGGGTTTAATTCTCTCACCTTGGTGTATCAGGACTTAGTTGAGAGGGTCCTTAGGTGCTTTGGCCCTTCAGAGTTCTCTGTTGCAGTTACTATCTTAGGTGACCGTGGACTAGCAGGCACTTGGGCTGAGAAGATACATCTTGATGGTTACACCTGCAAAGATAGAGTGGATCAAGAGCTACCAGGTGGTGGGCTGTCGATATACCAGATGTTTGCTGCTTCTGCTGTGACTGCGGTGTCACCAAGATCCACCCTGCCTTACTGGGAAGGCAAATATGTGGATAGGACTGCGAAAGATCATGCTAAAGGATGA
- the LOC135616996 gene encoding probable LRR receptor-like serine/threonine-protein kinase At4g30520 — protein sequence MLCILSAAPMASKCFYLNLLVVFFSSFDVSFSFEPLNIEVEALIAIRSELHDPHKVLNNWDEDSVDPCSWAMITCSSENHVISLEASSQSLSGRLSARIGNLTNLQQVLLQNNNISGGLPPELGLLPKLQALDLSNNRFNGSVPESLGRLHSLRYLRLNNNSLSGVVPESLSRIPQDSFLDLSYNNLSGPVPVFPTRTFNIVGNPLICGSRRREECSRTTPSPLPYLLDSPNQKRSKAKKLAIAMGASVGGSSLLLLLALFLFLCRRKRQKNQWRLGLSEREEEEVVVRGLGNLRRFTLRELRAATENFSCRNVLGKGGFGHVYRGRLADGTVVAVKRLRADAVGSGDGEAQFRTEVEMISLAIHRNLLRLLGYCAAAGERLLVYPFMPNGSVAARLRGKPPLDWSTRKRIAVGAARGLLYLHEQCDPKILHRDVKAANVLLDGCCEAVVGDFGLAKLLDHGDSHVTTAVRGTVGHIAPEYLSTGQSSDKTDVYGFGVLLLELVSGRRVLEFGKGPNQNHKCAMLGWVWKVYQERRLDALVDRDLGSNYDRIEVAEMVQVALLCTQNLPSHRPKMSEVVRMLEGDGLADKWEASNRPVMQADAPSSGTHPDTHAFFAVNGDDDDGSNDDAASADMVEEMELSGPR from the exons ATGCTGTGTATTCTCTCTGCTGCTCCGATGGCTTCCAAGTGCTTCTACTTAAATCTCCTTGTCGTATTCTTCTCCTCCTTCGACGTTTCCTTCTCCTTTGAACCACTAAACATTGAAG TGGAGGCTCTGATAGCCATTAGAAGCGAATTGCACGATCCGCATAAGGTTCTGAACAATTGGGACGAAGACTCTGTTGATCCCTGCAGCTGGGCGATGATCACTTGTTCCTCAGAGAATCATGTTATTAGCCT GGAAGCATCAAGCCAGAGTCTCTCAGGAAGGCTCTCTGCGAGGATTGGGAACCTCACCAATCTCCAACAAGT ATTGTTGCAGAACAACAACATATCAGGCGGGCTGCCACCGGAGCTGGGACTACTTCCAAAGCTCCAGGCCTTGGACCTCTCCAACAACCGCTTCAACGGCAGCGTACCCGAATCCTTGGGCCGCCTCCATAGCCTTCGATATCT GCGACTAAACAACAACAGCTTGTCTGGTGTCGTCCCCGAGTCGCTGTCAAGAATTCCACAGGACTCTTTCCT GGACTTGTCTTACAACAATCTCAGCGGGCCTGTTCCTGTGTTCCCAACCAGAACTTTCAA CATTGTGGGGAATCCTCTGATATGTGGAAGCCGGAGGAGGGAGGAGTGCTCGCGAACAACCCCCAGCCCTCTTCCCTACCTCTTGGATTCACCAAATCAGA AGAGATCGAAGGCCAAGAAGCTAGCCATTGCGATGGGCGCCAGCGTCGGCGGCTCGTCGCTATTGCTCCTCCTCGCGCTGTTTCTCTTCCTCTGCCGCCGAAAGCGGCAGAAGAACCAATGGAGACTCGGGCTGAGTG agagggaagaggaggaggtggtggtgcggGGGCTGGGGAACCTGCGGCGGTTCACTCTGCGGGAGCTGCGGGCGGCGACGGAGAACTTCAGCTGTCGAAACGTGCTTGGGAAGGGCGGGTTCGGGCACGTATACAGGGGCCGGCTTGCTGACGGCACAGTGGTGGCGGTGAAGCGGCTCCGGGCGGACGCCGTCGGCTCGGGCGACGGCGAGGCGCAGTTCCGCACGGAAGTGGAGATGATCAGCCTCGCCATCCACCGCAACCTACTCCGCCTCCTCGGCTACTGCGCTGCCGCCGGCGAGCGACTCCTCGTGTACCCCTTCATGCCCAATGGCAGCGTCGCAGCCCGCCTTCGCG GTAAGCCTCCGCTGGACTGGAGCACGAGGAAGCGGATCGCGGTGGGCGCGGCGAGGGGCCTCCTGTACCTGCACGAGCAGTGCGACCCCAAGATCCTCCACCGGGACGTGAAGGCCGCCAACGTGCTGCTCGACGGCTGCTGCGAGGCCGTCGTGGGCGACTTCGGCCTCGCGAAGCTGCTCGACCACGGCGACTCCCACGTCACCACCGCCGTCCGCGGCACCGTCGGCCACATCGCCCCCGAGTACCTCTCGACGGGGCAGTCCTCCGACAAGACCGATGTCTACGGCTTCGGGGTCCTCCTCCTCGAGCTCGTCTCCGGCCGGCGCGTGCTCGAGTTCGGCAAGGGGCCGAACCAGAACCACAAGTGTGCGATGCTGGGCTGG GTGTGGAAGGTGTATCAAGAGAGAAGACTCGATGCATTGGTGGACCGGGATCTGGGCAGCAACTACGATCGGATAGAGGTGGCGGAGATGGTGCAGGTGGCGCTCCTGTGCACCCAAAACCTGCCGTCCCACCGCCCGAAGATGTCGGAGGTGGTGCGGATGCTCGAGGGTGACGGGCTCGCTGACAAGTGGGAGGCTTCGAACCGGCCGGTGATGCAAGCCGATGCCCCCAGCTCGGGCACTCATCCTGACACCCACGCCTTCTTCGCGGTCAATGGCGACGACGACGATGGCAGCAACGATGACGCAGCTTCGGCCGACATGGTCGAGGAAATGGAACTATCTGGTCCCAGGTAG
- the LOC135616997 gene encoding uncharacterized protein LOC135616997, with product MERKKYPIRAEDYQLREPVGQGVSASVYRALCIPLDEVVAIKVVDFERNNSDLNNICREAQTMILIDHPNVLKAHCSFVNDHNLWVVMPYMEEGSCLHIMKSAYPNGFKESVIATVLREVLKGLEYLHHQGHIHRYVKAGNILVDARGGIKLGDFGVSACLFDSGNRQRSRNTFVGTPCWMAPEVMEQLHGYDFKADIWSFGITALELAHGHAPFSKYPPIKALLMNLQNAPPGLDYESDKKFSKSFRDMIAMCMVKDPSKRPTAHKLLKQPFFKQARSQDYIVRKILDGLPTLGDRHQALKEKEEDLLAQKKMLDSDKEELSQREYKRGISAWNFDVEDLKAQASSILENNETTGSNGCQMFGIHALQERISESASCSSKDDDDDVKKEVLDESTLSSPYQPACYQRIVNELILVSPKKQNQHENIGNYNGEFQKATDIPTEVAPKSSKSTAGVEDAEDKSKHPLVQRKGRFKVMSENIDSDKAFAPICPQKGQSTQMEAATEREKQLIQEICDLHWRLSCTQDELKRLRARNAQANPLCPQHD from the exons ATGGAGAGGAAGAAGTATCCGATCCGCGCTGAGGATTACCAGCTGCGCGAGCCGGTGGGGCAGGGGGTCAGCGCTTCGGTCTACCGGGCGCTTTGCATTCCCCTTGACGAGGTCGTCGCCATCAAGGTCGTCGATTTCGAGAGGAATAACAGCGATCTG AACAACATCTGTCGGGAGGCACAAACTATGATCTTGATAGACCATCCTAATGTTCTCAAGGCACACTGCTCCTTTGTGAATGATCACAATTTATGGGTTGTCATGCCTTACATGGAGGAAGGGTCTTGCCTTCACATAATGAAGTCTGCTTATCCCAATGGCTTTAAAGAATCTGTAATTGCAACAGTGTTACGTGAAGTACTGAAGGGATTGGAATATCTTCATCACCAAGGGCACATTCACCGTTATGTAAAG GCTGGGAATATTCTAGTTGATGCACGAGGTGGCATTAAACTTGGAGATTTTGGTGTTTCAGCTTGCCTTTTCGATTCCGGTAACAGGCAAAGATCAAGGAATACATTTGTGGGGACACCTTGCTG GATGGCCCCTGAGGTGATGGAGCAACTGCATGGTTATGATTTCAA GgctgatatatggtcttttggaATTACTGCTTTGGAACTTGCTCAtggtcatgctcctttttcaaaataTCCTCCAATTAAG GCCTTGCTGATGAACTTGCAGAATGCTCCACCAGGCCTTGATTATGAAAGTGACAAAAAATTCTCAAAG TCTTTTAGGGACATGATTGCTATGTGCATGGTGAAGGATCCTTCAAAAAGACCTACTGCACATAAGCTGTTGAAACAACCATTCTTCAAGCAAGCCAGATCTCAGGACTACATAGTACGAAAAATTTTGGATGGGTTGCCTACACTAGGTGATCGCCATCAAGCCTTGAAG gagaaggaagaagatttGCTTGCACAGAAGAAAATGCTCGACAGTGACAAAGAGGAGTTATCACAG AGGGAATACAAACGAGGAATTAGTGCATGGAATTTTGATGTTGAGGATCTGAAAGCTCAGGCTTCATCG ATTCTGGAAAATAATGAAACTACAGGATCAAATGGATGCCAAATGTTTGGGATTCATGCTTTGCAAGAAAGAATATCAGAAAGTGCATCTTGTTCATcaaaggatgatgatgatgatgtg AAAAAAGAGGTGTTGGATGAATCAACTCTCTCGTCGCCTTATCAACCTGCATGCTACCAGAG AATTGTTAATGAATTAATACTTGTTAGTCCGAAGAAACAAAATCAGCACGAAAATATTGGAAATTACAATGGAGAGTTTCAAAAAGCAACTGATATACCTACTGAAGTGGCACCTAAATCATCCAAATCGACAG CAGGTGTTGAAGATGCTGAAGATAAATCAAAGCATCCACTCGTTCAACGTAAAGGCCGTTTTAAGGTGATGTCTGAGAATATTGATTCAGATAAG GCTTTTGCACCTATTTGCCCTCAAAAGGGTCAAAGCACACAG ATGGAAGCAGCTACCGAAAGGGAGAAGCAGCTGATACAGGAGATTTGTGATCTGCACTGGAG GCTATCATGCACGCAGGACGAACTAAAAAGGCTAAGAGCAAGAAATGCTCAGGCCAATCCCTTGTGTCCTCAACACGACTGA
- the LOC135617008 gene encoding UDP-glucuronate 4-epimerase 1-like — protein sequence MKKEMMGSMEDELFPSTPGKVKIERTHAINRQLHQCFASTSTMFLWALFLIALTASYLSFQSFVDSSSRYFDASWGGMQWEKQIRASATVRRPGGFSVLVTGAAGFVGTHVSIALRKRGDGVVGLDNFNSYYDPSLKKARVALLDSRGVFVVEGDINDARLLAKLFDVVPFTHVMHLAAQAGVRYAIENPASYVHSNIAGLVALLEACKSADPQPAVVWASSSSVYGLNEKVPFSESDRTDRPASLYAATKKAGEEITHTYNHIYGLSTTGLRFFTVYGPWGRPDMAYFSFTRNILQGKPITVYRGKDRVDLARDFTYIDDIVKGCVASLDTAEKSTGTGGRKRGPAQYRIYNLGNTSPVTVPALVGILEHHLKMKAKRNVVEMPGNGDVPFTHANISLARAELGYKPTTNLETGLKRFVRWYLLYYGYNTRSGGLAGSAKSL from the coding sequence ATGAAGAAAGAGATGATGGGGTCGATGGAAGACGAGTTGTTTCCGTCCACGCCCGGGAAGGTGAAGATCGAGCGGACGCACGCGATCAATCGTCAGCTCCACCAGTGCTTCGCGTCCACCAGTACCATGTTCCTGTGGGCGCTGTTCCTGATCGCGCTCACGGCTTCCTACCTCAGCTTCCAGAGCTTCGTCGACTCCTCGTCCCGGTACTTTGACGCGTCGTGGGGCGGGATGCAATGGGAGAAGCAGATCCGGGCCTCCGCCACCGTCCGCCGCCCCGGCGGCTTCTCCGTGCTTGTCACCGGTGCTGCTGGGTTCGTCGGCACCCACGTCTCCATCGCCCTCCGCAAGCGCGGCGACGGCGTGGTCGGCCTCGACAACTTCAACAGCTACTACGACCCCTCGCTGAAGAAGGCCCGCGTGGCGCTGCTGGACTCCCGCGGCGTGTTCGTGGTGGAGGGGGACATCAATGACGCTCGCCTTCTCGCCAAGCTCTTCGACGTCGTGCCCTTCACCCACGTGATGCACCTGGCGGCCCAGGCCGGCGTTCGCTACGCCATCGAGAACCCGGCGTCGTACGTGCATAGCAACATCGCGGGGCTCGTCGCGCTGCTCGAGGCGTGCAAGTCCGCGGACCCGCAGCCGGCAGTGGTGTGGGCGTCGTCCTCGTCGGTGTACGGCCTCAACGAGAAGGTGCCCTTCTCGGAGTCGGACCGGACCGACCGGCCGGCCTCTCTGTACGCGGCGACGAAGAAGGCCGGCGAGGAGATCACCCACACCTACAACCACATCTACGGCCTCTCCACCACAGGGCTCCGCTTCTTCACCGTCTACGGACCCTGGGGCCGGCCCGACATGGCCTACTTCTCCTTCACCCGCAACATCCTCCAGGGGAAGCCCATCACCGTCTACCGCGGCAAGGACCGTGTCGACCTCGCCCGCGACTTCACCTACATCGACGACATCGTCAAGGGCTGCGTCGCCTCCCTCGACACCGCGGAGAAGAGCACCGGGACCGGCGGCCGGAAGCGTGGCCCCGCCCAGTACCGCATCTACAACCTGGGCAACACCTCGCCGGTGACGGTGCCGGCGCTGGTGGGCATCCTGGAGCACCACCTCAAGATGAAGGCGAAGAGGAACGTGGTGGAGATGCCGGGCAACGGGGACGTCCCCTTCACCCACGCCAACATCAGTTTGGCTCGAGCCGAGCTGGGCTACAAGCCGACCACCAACCTGGAAACCGGCCTGAAAAGGTTCGTTAGGTGGTACCTCCTCTACTACGGCTACAACACGAGAAGCGGCGGCTTAGCCGGCtcagccaagagcttgtaa